A portion of the Streptomyces erythrochromogenes genome contains these proteins:
- a CDS encoding DUF6461 domain-containing protein, whose product MADITESRTYGIQWLADWGEWFAGLTFARGIGPDELAARLGAVPGVRPGPLGATAAWGMVAETADGDGVARVGSWGGWSFAVEHGLPAGAERLAEVSRAGVEAVHLDPQPDHPPKQFSYARDGELVCCFGLGEECWRGGHRPDFLLPELVAAGVLGPDGANAGADGEPDGDRERRTLAVLEHRFGLALPRHLIADAPLPAYVTRTR is encoded by the coding sequence ATGGCCGACATCACCGAGAGCAGGACCTACGGGATCCAGTGGCTGGCGGACTGGGGCGAATGGTTCGCCGGCCTCACCTTCGCCCGGGGCATAGGCCCCGACGAGCTGGCCGCACGGCTCGGCGCGGTCCCGGGCGTCCGTCCCGGACCGCTCGGGGCGACGGCCGCCTGGGGCATGGTCGCCGAGACCGCGGACGGCGACGGCGTGGCCCGGGTCGGCAGCTGGGGCGGCTGGTCCTTCGCCGTCGAACACGGCCTGCCGGCCGGCGCCGAACGCCTCGCCGAGGTCTCCCGGGCCGGCGTCGAGGCCGTCCACCTCGACCCGCAGCCCGACCACCCGCCCAAGCAGTTCTCGTACGCCCGCGACGGTGAGCTGGTGTGCTGCTTCGGGCTCGGCGAGGAATGCTGGCGGGGCGGCCACCGGCCCGACTTCCTGCTCCCGGAGCTGGTCGCGGCGGGCGTGCTCGGCCCGGACGGCGCGAACGCCGGAGCGGACGGCGAGCCGGACGGGGACCGCGAGCGACGCACCCTCGCCGTCCTGGAGCACCGCTTCGGGCTGGCCCTGCCGCGCCACCTGATCGCGGACGCCCCGCTGCCGGCCTACGTCACCCGCACACGCTAG
- a CDS encoding APC family permease, translated as MRRINAKRVLVGEPLDTARLGETLLPKRLALPIFCSDPLSSVAYATEEILLILALGGVALLHLTWYAAAAIVFLLVVVIASYRQTCHAYPGGGGAYVVSSENLGQTAALTAASALLVDYVMTVAVSVVSGVSAITSAVPALNDHEVVLSVAFVVLLTLMNLRGVRESGRVFAIPTYGFVLVIYLMFAVAAVRLGTGQTIRAESADLPIIAEGTYTGLALVFLAMRAFASGCTALTGVEAISNGVPAFRKPKAKNAATTLAAMGFLSVTMFAGITALAMTYEVHVAADPTELGLPPGTATSTALAQIGRATFGSWHFLFYLLQAVTAGVLILAANTAFNGFPMLASILARDRFAPRQLYNRGDRLVYSNGVVLLALAAVALIVAFDAELTRLIQLYIIGVFVSFTLSQSGMVRHWRKALASPATPREERVHIHRRLAINAVGAAMTALVLVIVLLTKFTHGAWLVVIAMPLLFLGMKGVRRHYDQVARQVDVAPDTRPRRPARHHVVVLVAAVHAPTLKAIGYAQGLRPDTLTAVTVAADEAEAARLRGAWEDHDPGLPLKILHSPYREVVGPILAHVEELAAEPATDMLSVVIPEYVVGHWWEQPLHNQNALRLKARLLFTPGVAVIDVPYLLESAKGAKAAEAAESAGREG; from the coding sequence ATGAGGCGTATCAATGCGAAACGCGTGCTGGTCGGTGAACCCCTCGACACCGCGCGGCTCGGCGAGACCCTGCTTCCCAAACGACTCGCCCTGCCGATCTTCTGCAGCGACCCTCTCTCCTCGGTGGCCTACGCGACCGAGGAGATCCTGCTGATCCTGGCCCTCGGCGGCGTCGCCCTGCTGCACCTCACCTGGTACGCGGCCGCCGCCATCGTCTTCCTGCTCGTCGTCGTCATCGCCTCCTACCGCCAGACCTGCCACGCCTACCCCGGCGGAGGCGGCGCGTACGTCGTCAGCTCCGAGAACCTCGGCCAGACCGCCGCGCTCACGGCCGCCAGCGCCCTCCTCGTCGACTACGTGATGACCGTCGCCGTCTCCGTCGTCTCCGGGGTCTCCGCCATCACCTCGGCCGTCCCCGCCCTCAACGACCACGAAGTGGTCCTGTCGGTCGCCTTCGTGGTGCTGCTGACCCTGATGAACCTGCGCGGCGTCAGGGAGTCGGGCCGCGTCTTCGCCATCCCCACCTACGGTTTCGTCCTCGTCATCTACCTCATGTTCGCCGTCGCCGCCGTACGGCTCGGCACCGGCCAGACCATCCGCGCCGAATCCGCCGACCTGCCGATCATCGCGGAGGGCACCTACACCGGACTGGCCCTCGTGTTCCTCGCGATGCGCGCCTTCGCCTCCGGCTGCACCGCGCTCACGGGCGTCGAGGCGATCAGCAACGGCGTCCCCGCCTTCCGCAAGCCCAAGGCGAAGAACGCGGCGACCACGCTCGCCGCGATGGGCTTCCTCTCGGTGACGATGTTCGCCGGCATCACCGCCCTCGCCATGACCTACGAGGTGCACGTCGCGGCCGACCCCACCGAACTGGGCCTGCCCCCGGGGACCGCGACCTCCACCGCCCTCGCCCAGATCGGCCGGGCCACCTTCGGCAGCTGGCACTTCCTCTTCTACCTGCTCCAGGCGGTCACCGCCGGGGTGCTGATCCTCGCCGCGAACACCGCCTTCAACGGCTTCCCGATGCTCGCCTCGATCCTCGCCCGGGACCGGTTCGCGCCCCGCCAGCTCTACAACCGCGGCGACCGGCTCGTCTACTCCAACGGCGTCGTGCTCCTCGCCCTCGCCGCCGTCGCCCTCATCGTGGCCTTCGACGCCGAGCTGACCCGTCTGATCCAGCTCTACATCATCGGCGTGTTCGTCTCCTTCACCCTCTCCCAGTCGGGCATGGTCCGGCACTGGAGGAAAGCGCTCGCCTCGCCCGCCACCCCGCGCGAGGAGCGGGTCCACATCCACCGCAGGCTCGCCATCAACGCGGTCGGCGCCGCCATGACCGCCCTGGTCCTCGTCATCGTCCTGCTCACCAAGTTCACGCACGGGGCCTGGCTGGTCGTCATCGCCATGCCCCTGCTGTTCCTCGGCATGAAGGGCGTGCGCCGCCACTACGACCAGGTCGCCCGGCAGGTCGACGTGGCCCCCGACACCAGACCGCGCAGGCCGGCCCGCCACCACGTGGTCGTCCTGGTCGCCGCCGTGCACGCCCCGACGCTCAAGGCCATCGGCTACGCGCAGGGGCTGCGCCCCGACACCCTGACGGCGGTGACGGTCGCCGCCGACGAGGCGGAGGCGGCCCGGCTGCGCGGGGCGTGGGAGGACCACGACCCCGGGCTGCCGCTGAAGATCCTCCACTCGCCCTACCGCGAGGTGGTGGGCCCGATCCTGGCGCACGTCGAGGAACTGGCCGCCGAACCGGCCACGGACATGCTGTCCGTGGTGATCCCGGAGTACGTCGTCGGCCACTGGTGGGAGCAGCCCCTGCACAATCAGAACGCCCTGCGGCTCAAGGCGCGCCTGCTGTTCACGCCGGGCGTCGCGGTCATCGACGTGCCGTACCTGCTGGAGTCGGCGAAGGGCGCGAAGGCGGCCGAGGCGGCCGAGTCGGCGGGCCGGGAAGGCTAG
- a CDS encoding helix-turn-helix domain-containing protein, whose product MGTDRIQKDSTPTLIGSVQRALRLVEAMHAEGGATAKRLARLTGIPLPTVYHLLRTLSHEGYVEREGGSFRLADDLPLAS is encoded by the coding sequence ATGGGAACCGACCGCATCCAGAAGGACAGCACACCCACCCTGATCGGTTCCGTGCAGCGGGCCCTGCGGCTCGTGGAGGCGATGCACGCGGAGGGCGGGGCGACCGCCAAACGGCTCGCGCGGCTCACCGGGATCCCGCTGCCGACCGTCTACCACCTGCTCCGCACCCTCAGCCACGAGGGCTACGTCGAGCGCGAGGGCGGCTCGTTCCGTCTCGCGGACGATCTTCCGCTGGCTTCGTGA
- a CDS encoding xanthine dehydrogenase family protein molybdopterin-binding subunit yields MSGQHHATGRSRRSFLTHLVAAPTLALVTRAGADALAPQDAHAVVPSLPAIADVIDLGDLFILAGAPTSALLALAVEADGTVRFRLPREEVGQGLTTAVAMLVAEELDVPLADVRVELDDARPELLFNQLTGSSNSIRSLYGPVRQCAATARARLVAAAAQRWSLSAASLTTADGAVRAPDGRTARYGELAAAAAAPGLVVLGATPKKTAKHTLVGRPTSRIDARAMVTGAQQYTLDLDVPGAKPCVVRRPPTFGGTVRTVANLAEVRAMPGVLHVATVPTGAAVVAETFGQAITATSALQVAWGPGPADQLSDAQIRTRLRAATPPLLVPPLLTPYVDAEFDFAFVSHAPMETNCAIADVRDDRAEIWSGLKSPIVARQTIAADLGLPLDKVTVHVVQAGGSFGRRLFFDAALEAARISRACRRPVRLMWTRVDDTRHGRMRPATHHKIRATHLLGEILSFEHRVAAAETDFRHGLGEIITATAAHLPLGIGNATLAQTLFLTTVKSPYHFGLTTQALTEVPTGIPTASWRSVYSANTRGAEEIVVDELAAATGRDPYRFRRTFLKSDAQRAVLDKVATEGNWGRAMAPGCAQGIAFHEEYKSRTACLVEIDTRDPQRVRVTKAVIAVDVGLPVNPRGLQAQMIGGLTDAISTTLRAGLHIDKGLPLEGSYSQFHWAQQRDTPRDVRVFVLPATGTEPGGAGELGVPAAVGAIANAWARATGSKPRSFPLDFDVDFTPYPR; encoded by the coding sequence TTGAGCGGGCAGCACCACGCCACCGGCCGGAGCCGGCGTTCCTTCCTCACCCACCTCGTGGCGGCGCCGACCCTCGCACTGGTCACCCGCGCCGGAGCCGACGCCCTGGCCCCGCAGGACGCCCATGCCGTGGTGCCGTCCCTGCCGGCCATCGCCGACGTGATCGACCTCGGCGACCTCTTCATCCTGGCCGGCGCGCCCACCTCCGCCCTGCTCGCCCTCGCGGTGGAGGCGGACGGCACCGTCCGCTTCCGGCTGCCGCGCGAGGAGGTCGGGCAGGGACTCACCACCGCGGTGGCCATGCTGGTCGCCGAGGAACTCGACGTGCCCCTGGCCGACGTACGCGTGGAACTGGACGACGCCCGGCCCGAGCTGCTGTTCAACCAGCTCACCGGCTCCTCCAACTCCATCCGCTCCCTCTACGGGCCGGTCCGCCAGTGCGCGGCCACCGCGCGGGCCCGCCTCGTCGCGGCCGCCGCCCAGCGCTGGAGCCTCTCCGCGGCGTCGCTGACGACCGCGGACGGGGCCGTCCGGGCCCCCGACGGACGCACCGCCCGCTACGGCGAACTCGCCGCGGCCGCCGCAGCCCCCGGCCTCGTCGTCCTCGGCGCCACCCCCAAGAAGACCGCGAAGCACACCCTCGTCGGCCGGCCGACGAGCCGGATCGACGCCCGCGCCATGGTCACCGGCGCCCAGCAGTACACCCTCGACCTCGACGTGCCCGGCGCCAAGCCGTGCGTGGTGCGCCGCCCGCCCACCTTCGGCGGCACCGTCCGCACCGTCGCCAACCTCGCAGAGGTCCGGGCCATGCCCGGGGTCCTGCACGTGGCCACCGTCCCCACCGGGGCCGCCGTCGTCGCCGAGACCTTCGGGCAGGCCATCACCGCCACGTCAGCCCTCCAGGTCGCCTGGGGCCCGGGCCCCGCCGACCAGCTCTCCGACGCGCAGATCCGCACCAGGCTGCGCGCCGCCACCCCGCCGCTGCTGGTCCCGCCGCTGCTCACCCCGTACGTGGACGCCGAGTTCGACTTCGCCTTCGTCAGCCACGCCCCGATGGAGACCAACTGCGCAATCGCCGACGTGCGCGACGACCGGGCCGAGATCTGGTCGGGACTCAAGTCCCCCATCGTGGCCCGCCAGACCATCGCCGCCGACCTCGGACTGCCCCTGGACAAGGTGACGGTGCACGTCGTCCAGGCCGGCGGCTCCTTCGGCCGGCGGCTCTTCTTCGACGCCGCCCTGGAGGCCGCCCGCATCTCCAGGGCCTGCCGCCGCCCGGTCAGGCTGATGTGGACCCGGGTGGACGACACGCGCCACGGCCGGATGCGCCCCGCCACCCACCACAAGATCCGCGCCACGCACCTGCTGGGCGAGATCCTCAGCTTCGAGCACCGCGTCGCCGCCGCCGAGACCGACTTCCGGCACGGTCTCGGCGAGATCATCACCGCGACCGCGGCGCACCTGCCGCTCGGCATCGGCAACGCCACCCTCGCCCAGACCCTGTTCCTGACCACGGTGAAGTCCCCGTACCACTTCGGACTCACCACCCAGGCCCTCACCGAGGTGCCGACCGGCATCCCCACCGCCTCGTGGCGCTCGGTGTACTCCGCCAACACGCGCGGAGCCGAGGAGATCGTGGTCGACGAACTGGCCGCGGCCACCGGCAGGGACCCGTACCGCTTCCGGCGCACCTTCCTCAAGAGCGACGCGCAGCGCGCCGTACTGGACAAGGTCGCGACGGAGGGGAACTGGGGGCGGGCCATGGCGCCCGGCTGCGCGCAGGGCATCGCCTTTCACGAGGAGTACAAGTCCCGCACCGCCTGCCTCGTCGAGATCGACACCCGCGACCCGCAGCGCGTCCGCGTCACCAAGGCCGTCATCGCCGTGGACGTGGGCCTGCCCGTCAACCCGCGCGGACTGCAGGCTCAGATGATCGGCGGCCTCACCGACGCGATCTCCACCACCCTGCGCGCCGGACTCCACATCGACAAGGGGCTTCCGCTGGAGGGCAGTTACAGCCAGTTCCACTGGGCGCAGCAGCGTGACACCCCGCGCGACGTACGGGTCTTCGTGCTCCCGGCCACCGGTACGGAGCCGGGCGGCGCGGGCGAGCTCGGCGTGCCGGCCGCGGTCGGCGCCATCGCCAACGCCTGGGCCCGGGCGACCGGTTCGAAGCCGCGAAGCTTCCCCCTCGACTTCGACGTCGACTTCACCCCCTACCCCCGATAG
- a CDS encoding TetR/AcrR family transcriptional regulator, whose protein sequence is MRQNPQRRAALLDAAIEVLAREGSRGLTLRAVDAEAAVPTGTASNYFANRAQLLVQILHRTRERLVPDPADLAGPLDTKVLLGRLERMRRERSVHIAMLELRLEGLRRPELQAELAAFQRAELEANIDWHMEAGLPGDRQGVVLIYLAMLGLIVDDLTAPAMLEAHPAEGLIETMVERLLPQKSAD, encoded by the coding sequence ATGCGCCAGAACCCGCAGCGCCGCGCCGCGCTGCTCGACGCCGCCATCGAAGTCCTGGCGCGCGAGGGCTCGCGCGGCCTGACGCTGCGCGCGGTGGACGCGGAGGCGGCGGTGCCCACCGGCACCGCCTCCAACTACTTCGCCAACCGGGCCCAGCTGCTCGTGCAGATCCTCCACCGCACCCGGGAGCGACTGGTCCCGGACCCGGCGGACCTGGCCGGCCCGCTCGACACGAAGGTGCTGCTCGGCCGGCTGGAGCGGATGCGGCGCGAGCGCAGCGTCCACATCGCGATGCTGGAGCTGCGGCTGGAGGGCCTGCGGCGCCCGGAGCTCCAAGCCGAGCTTGCCGCCTTCCAGCGCGCGGAGCTGGAGGCGAACATCGACTGGCACATGGAGGCCGGCCTGCCCGGCGACCGGCAGGGCGTGGTCCTGATCTACCTGGCGATGCTCGGCCTGATCGTGGACGACCTGACCGCGCCGGCGATGCTGGAGGCCCACCCGGCGGAGGGGCTCATCGAGACGATGGTCGAGCGGCTCCTCCCACAGAAGTCCGCGGACTGA
- a CDS encoding helix-turn-helix domain-containing protein: MSRSDDVLKVHRLAHGGGSAALLDWLATRLGGWTGVVHADPGAEDGAEPGAPAGAVAGREQGQRPPEAAVRGAAEMSARGVRSAVLHGAGSATLLFALDAGRALAAVLPLPHPPDAPALLADAAVPLALVLRAEEAERREARAAIAEARAREAVLHLLMNGRLSTAHQIAEALRPPLPDPMRMYVAECRTGRRAEVAGLCHELTGGRAWVVRCPVYVRHLIILVPADAAAVSADDDPLAGALSAVAPDCAVGVSGELALSQAPTAYTQAFHALAVARGRGERHARFGPGPELALAAHEAGADWAAALLAPLHAYEPRRPQDPGGQELRATAQAWLNFGSHATRLLKVHRNTLSARIRLVETLLGLDLARLGDQAALSLALRLTPGAGRGSGAAAPAAAPGLDAVLRDPRLTEWARSHLSRLTGPEAPAGARATVRTWLAHDARLVPAAAALGVSVPGARKRLARIEALLERSLLQSPSVRYDLWLAHRAEELAE; encoded by the coding sequence GTGTCACGGTCCGACGACGTACTCAAGGTCCACCGACTCGCCCACGGCGGGGGGTCGGCCGCGCTGCTGGACTGGCTCGCCACCCGCCTCGGCGGCTGGACCGGAGTGGTGCACGCCGATCCCGGTGCCGAGGACGGTGCCGAACCCGGAGCCCCCGCCGGAGCCGTGGCGGGCCGGGAGCAGGGGCAGCGGCCGCCGGAGGCCGCCGTGCGCGGCGCCGCAGAGATGAGCGCCCGGGGCGTCAGGTCGGCCGTCCTGCACGGCGCCGGATCAGCCACCCTGCTGTTCGCGCTGGACGCCGGGCGCGCGCTGGCCGCCGTACTGCCGCTGCCGCACCCGCCCGACGCGCCCGCGCTGCTGGCGGACGCGGCCGTGCCGCTGGCCCTCGTCCTGCGCGCCGAGGAGGCCGAACGGCGGGAGGCGCGGGCTGCGATCGCCGAGGCCCGCGCCCGCGAGGCCGTGCTCCACCTGCTGATGAACGGCCGGCTCTCCACCGCCCACCAGATCGCCGAGGCGCTGCGGCCGCCGCTGCCCGACCCGATGCGGATGTACGTCGCCGAGTGCCGGACCGGCCGGCGCGCCGAAGTGGCGGGCCTGTGCCATGAGTTGACCGGCGGACGGGCATGGGTCGTGCGCTGCCCGGTCTACGTGCGCCACCTCATCATCCTGGTCCCGGCCGACGCGGCGGCGGTGTCCGCCGACGACGACCCCTTGGCCGGGGCGCTGTCGGCGGTCGCCCCGGACTGCGCGGTCGGGGTCAGCGGGGAGCTGGCCCTGAGCCAGGCCCCGACCGCCTACACCCAGGCCTTCCACGCCCTGGCCGTCGCCCGCGGCCGCGGCGAACGGCACGCCCGCTTCGGCCCGGGCCCGGAGCTGGCGCTCGCGGCCCACGAGGCCGGGGCCGACTGGGCCGCAGCCCTGCTCGCGCCCCTGCACGCGTACGAACCCCGGCGCCCCCAGGACCCCGGCGGGCAGGAACTGCGCGCCACCGCCCAGGCCTGGCTGAACTTCGGCTCGCACGCCACCCGGCTCCTGAAGGTCCACCGCAACACCCTGTCCGCCAGGATCCGGCTGGTCGAGACGCTGCTCGGACTGGACCTCGCACGCCTGGGCGACCAGGCGGCCCTCTCGCTGGCGCTGCGGCTGACCCCGGGCGCGGGGCGGGGGAGCGGCGCCGCGGCCCCGGCGGCCGCCCCCGGGCTCGACGCGGTACTGCGCGATCCGCGGCTGACCGAGTGGGCCCGGTCCCACCTGAGCAGGCTGACCGGCCCGGAGGCCCCGGCCGGCGCCCGCGCCACCGTCCGTACCTGGCTGGCGCACGACGCCCGGCTCGTACCGGCCGCGGCCGCGCTCGGGGTCTCCGTCCCCGGCGCCCGCAAGCGGCTGGCCCGCATCGAGGCCCTGCTGGAACGCTCGCTGCTGCAGTCCCCGAGCGTCCGGTACGACCTGTGGCTGGCCCACCGGGCCGAAGAGCTCGCCGAGTGA
- a CDS encoding (2Fe-2S)-binding protein — MPSHTFTVNGRSVTVDAPDDLPLLWVLRDMLGVRGPKYGCGVDVCKACTSHLDGVDVRPCVVPVSACAGREVTTIEGLANGDDLHPVQEAWLEQDVAQCGFCQPGQIMAAVALLKRNGEPTDEDIDAIANICRCGTYFRIREAIRSAAARM; from the coding sequence GTGCCCTCGCACACCTTCACCGTCAACGGGCGGAGCGTCACCGTGGACGCGCCCGACGACCTGCCCCTGCTGTGGGTGCTCCGCGACATGCTGGGCGTGCGCGGCCCCAAGTACGGCTGCGGGGTGGACGTTTGCAAGGCCTGCACCAGCCACCTCGACGGGGTGGACGTCCGACCGTGCGTGGTGCCCGTATCGGCGTGCGCGGGCCGGGAGGTGACCACGATCGAGGGCCTCGCGAACGGGGACGACCTGCACCCGGTGCAGGAGGCCTGGCTCGAACAGGACGTCGCCCAGTGCGGTTTCTGCCAGCCCGGTCAGATCATGGCCGCCGTCGCGCTGCTGAAGCGCAACGGTGAGCCCACGGACGAGGACATCGACGCCATCGCCAACATCTGCCGGTGCGGCACCTACTTCCGCATCCGGGAGGCCATCCGCAGCGCGGCCGCCAGGATGTGA
- a CDS encoding roadblock/LC7 domain-containing protein codes for MSTLPPEAEAEILAELRRLRARVPQLTGALAASADGFVLAQDSAAAEAEAVAALTAAALGVAQRLSDSTGQGAFRELLVRGADGYVATYAAGVAAVLTLTAEPRVNVGRLHLEARRSSLRIAELIEHTLARRGSGTAPA; via the coding sequence ATGAGTACGCTGCCCCCCGAGGCGGAGGCCGAGATACTCGCCGAGCTCCGCAGGCTGCGGGCCCGCGTACCCCAACTCACCGGCGCCCTGGCCGCGAGCGCCGACGGCTTCGTCCTCGCCCAGGACAGCGCCGCCGCCGAGGCCGAGGCCGTCGCGGCCCTGACCGCCGCCGCCCTCGGCGTGGCCCAGCGGCTCAGCGACAGCACCGGCCAGGGCGCGTTCCGCGAGCTGCTCGTGCGCGGTGCCGACGGGTACGTGGCCACCTACGCCGCGGGCGTGGCGGCCGTCCTCACCCTGACCGCCGAGCCGCGCGTCAACGTCGGGCGGCTCCATCTGGAGGCCCGGCGCTCCAGCCTGCGGATCGCCGAACTGATCGAACACACCCTCGCGCGCCGGGGCTCAGGCACCGCGCCCGCCTGA